Proteins encoded within one genomic window of Prauserella marina:
- a CDS encoding AfsR/SARP family transcriptional regulator → MTERAHETLLARARAADGTAREGGISVGTVRFGLLGPLAVWNDDGVPVRVPEGKIRALLASLLLAEGNAVSAGRLADDLWGQDLPGNPVNTLQTKVSQLRRTLAGAALVHGPSGYALTVPADALDVARFRALVRKAKPGTDAAGRARVLSEALALWRGEPLADFAGEPFAIPFAAQLGEEKLGAREDLAEARLELGEGAAVVDELGTLVEEHPLRERVRALHLRALYQAGRQAEALRGYRDFRALLVGELGLEPGPELREVHAAMLRQDPVLRPSSERRPPLPVPLTELVGRDDAVRTVTGLLTTHRLVTLTGPGGVGKTRLATAAAAVVDTAPEASGGVWLVELAGIDRHSCAGESGANQGEWVLDAVASVLGVRDLPASPGVAERAGRLAEAVRGRDLLLVLDNCELVVESVAVVTAALVRAAPSLRVLATSRQPLGIAGELVWPVPPLGIPSGVHAEGEATESTVAAIREFSAVRLFAARAAEAVPGFALEPANAAAVAAICRRLDGLPLALELAATKLRALGIGEVLTRLDDRFRLLDSGHRDAPARQRTLRALIDWSWELLDEVERTVLSRLAVHAEGCDIAAAEAVCAAGGIGPADVAGCWPASSTGRWWSASTPGTGRDTACWSRSPSTASPSSTPVVN, encoded by the coding sequence ATGACCGAGCGCGCGCACGAAACCCTGCTTGCTCGCGCACGCGCCGCCGACGGAACCGCGCGCGAGGGCGGCATTAGTGTCGGAACCGTGAGATTCGGGTTGCTCGGGCCCTTGGCCGTGTGGAACGACGACGGCGTGCCGGTACGGGTTCCCGAGGGAAAGATCAGGGCGCTGCTGGCGAGTCTGCTGCTGGCCGAGGGAAACGCGGTGAGCGCGGGACGGCTCGCCGACGACCTGTGGGGCCAGGACCTGCCGGGCAACCCGGTGAACACCTTGCAGACCAAGGTTTCCCAGCTGCGCAGGACACTGGCGGGCGCGGCGCTGGTGCACGGCCCCTCCGGTTACGCGCTGACGGTGCCTGCCGACGCGTTGGACGTGGCCCGGTTCCGCGCGCTGGTGCGCAAAGCCAAGCCGGGTACCGACGCCGCGGGGAGAGCGAGGGTGCTGTCCGAGGCGCTCGCGCTGTGGCGGGGCGAGCCGCTGGCGGATTTCGCCGGTGAGCCGTTCGCGATCCCCTTCGCCGCGCAGCTCGGCGAGGAGAAGCTCGGCGCGAGGGAAGACCTGGCGGAGGCGAGGCTGGAACTGGGCGAAGGCGCGGCGGTCGTCGACGAACTTGGCACGCTGGTCGAGGAGCATCCGCTGCGGGAACGCGTCCGGGCGCTGCACCTGCGGGCCCTGTACCAGGCGGGACGCCAGGCCGAGGCGCTGCGTGGCTACCGGGACTTCCGCGCGCTGCTGGTCGGCGAGCTCGGCCTCGAACCAGGACCGGAACTGCGCGAGGTGCACGCCGCGATGCTGCGCCAGGATCCCGTGCTCCGGCCGTCTTCGGAGCGAAGGCCACCGCTGCCGGTCCCGCTCACCGAACTCGTCGGCAGGGACGACGCGGTGCGGACCGTCACCGGGCTGCTGACCACGCACCGGCTGGTGACACTGACCGGGCCGGGCGGAGTCGGCAAAACGCGGCTGGCCACGGCAGCCGCCGCCGTCGTCGACACCGCGCCGGAGGCTTCCGGTGGCGTGTGGCTGGTGGAGTTGGCCGGGATCGACCGGCACAGCTGTGCCGGGGAATCGGGCGCCAATCAAGGCGAATGGGTGCTCGACGCCGTCGCGAGCGTGCTCGGGGTGCGGGATCTGCCTGCCTCGCCGGGGGTCGCTGAGCGAGCCGGGCGGCTGGCCGAGGCGGTGCGCGGCAGGGACCTGCTGCTCGTACTGGACAACTGCGAGCTGGTTGTCGAATCGGTGGCCGTGGTGACGGCGGCGCTGGTGCGCGCGGCACCGTCACTGCGGGTGCTGGCCACCAGCAGGCAGCCGCTGGGTATCGCCGGTGAGCTCGTCTGGCCGGTCCCTCCGCTGGGCATCCCTTCCGGTGTCCACGCCGAAGGCGAAGCCACCGAGTCAACGGTTGCCGCGATCCGCGAGTTCAGCGCCGTCCGGCTCTTCGCGGCGCGCGCGGCGGAGGCCGTGCCGGGATTCGCGCTCGAACCGGCCAACGCCGCCGCGGTCGCCGCGATCTGCCGCAGGCTGGACGGGCTCCCGCTCGCGCTCGAACTGGCGGCGACGAAACTGCGGGCCCTCGGCATCGGCGAGGTGCTGACCAGGCTGGACGACCGGTTCCGGCTGCTGGATTCCGGGCACAGGGACGCGCCTGCCCGTCAGCGCACGCTGCGGGCGTTGATCGACTGGAGCTGGGAGCTGCTGGACGAGGTCGAGCGCACGGTGCTCAGCAGACTCGCCGTGCACGCCGAGGGCTGTGACATCGCGGCGGCCGAAGCGGTCTGCGCGGCGGGTGGCATCGGCCCGGCCGACGTGGCGGGGTGCTGGCCCGCC